The Cydia pomonella isolate Wapato2018A chromosome 20, ilCydPomo1, whole genome shotgun sequence genome contains a region encoding:
- the LOC133529191 gene encoding uncharacterized protein LOC133529191 produces the protein MFFKLFLLMIFLSKVSSTAVAEQDYYKYYDEYDDYEYDDGTLDTGENKPTDKTTYEPEATSYKHAKGEPGEISTIKWLKQLVQDPESNKALSNTGEATGNDEEVTYILTDKPPIDDKPGYEVTEIVDDIPNIVTFKPIVTNFTIKLPLNNATVINGNSIENSNENKKNKGNVPRKSSINIFHVNAEFDDDKDKKPVIQNINIHKIPFGIFKVKDNVDKIKDDFFNYAHSTEFYNDPHEEHYFPNILAAPRNFLRKLREKGSALYHKFF, from the exons atgttttttaaattgtttttgttgatg ATTTTCTTGTCAAAAGTATCTTCAACGGCTGTTGCAGAACAAGATTACTACAAATATTATGACGAATACGATGATTACGAATACGATGATGGCACATTAGATACAGGAGAAAATAAACCAACAGACAAAACAACATATGAACCTGAAGCTACTTCCTACAAACACGCAAAAGGAGAACCAGGTGAAATTTCAACAATTAAGTGGTTAAAACAACTTGTTCAGGATCCTGAGAGTAATAAGGCTTTATCAAATACTGGGGAAGCTACTGGTAATGACGAAGaagtaacatacatacttacagacAAACCTCCTATAGATGATAAACCTGGTTATGAAGTTACAGAAATTGTTGATGATATACCAAACATTGTAACTTTTAAGCCTATAGTAACTAATTTCACTATCAAATTACCTTTGAATAACGCCACAGTGATTAATGGAAATAGTATTGAaaatagtaacgaaaataagaAGAACAAAGGAAATGTCCCAAGAAAGagttcaataaatattttccacgTAAACGCTGAATTTGATGATGATAAAGATAAGAAACCTGTAATTCAAAATATAAACATTCATAAAATACCTTTTGGTATTTTCAAAGTGAAAGATAATGTAGATAAAATCAAAGACGACTTTTTTAACTATGCACATAGTACTGAATTTTATAATGATCCACATGAGGAGCATTATTTCCCTAATATACTAGCAGCGCCTAGGAACTTTTTACGAAAATTGAGAGAGAAAGGATCTGCTTTATACCAtaagtttttttaa